One window of the Strix uralensis isolate ZFMK-TIS-50842 chromosome 3, bStrUra1, whole genome shotgun sequence genome contains the following:
- the LOC141941919 gene encoding transmembrane protein 121-like, whose amino-acid sequence MVPPPPVSKPHVCLSTVLIMTSLILMDAYLVEQSQGSRKLGICVMVAVGDVCFLLVLRYVAIWVGAEVKTAKRGYAMILWFLYVFVLEIKVYFVYQNYKADRKSLDLIARKALTLLLSICIPALYMLLVATEHMEYVRTFKKKEDLRNRLFWVIVDVLDVLDIQANLWEPQKKGLPLWAEGIMFFYCYILLLVLPCVSLCEISMQGIGIMPHRMMLYPMLSMLTVNITTIFIRGSNMVFFRDARVSSIFMGKNMLAIGLKVCTFVQYQRHRHHAPLGPDLALQHSAQAQPSPGLHMARDQPACPEELAQDNT is encoded by the coding sequence ATGGTTCCTCCACCACCTGTCAGCAAGCCCCACGTGTGCCTCTCCACTGTGCTCATCATGACCAGCCTCATCCTCATGGATGCCTACCTGgtggagcagagccagggctccAGGAAGCTGGGCATCTGTGTCATGGTGGCAGTGGGTGACGTGTGCTTCCTGCTGGTGCTCCGCTATGTGGCCATCTGGGTAGGGGCAGAGGTAAAGACAGCTAAACGGGGCTACGCCATGATCCTCTGGTTCCTGTATGTCTTCGTTCTGGAGATCAAAGTCTACTTTGTATACCAGAACTATAAAGCTGACCGGAAAAGCCTGGATCTCATAGCCCGCAAAGCACTGACCTTGCTGCTCTCCATCTGCATCCCAGCCCTCTACATGTTGTTGGTGGCCACGGAGCACATGGAGTACGTCAGGacattcaagaaaaaagaagatcTCCGCAACCGCCTCTTCTGGGTCATTGTGGACGTGCTGGATGTGCTGGACATCCAGGCCAACCTGTGGGAGCCCCAGAAGAAGGGGCTGCCACTCTGGGCTGAGGGCATCATGTTCTTCTACTGCTACATCTTGCTCCTGGTCCTCCCTTGTGTGTCCCTCTGTGAGATCAGCATGCAAGGGATCGGCATCATGCCACACCGGATGATGCTGTACCCCATGCTGAGCATGCTCACTGTCAACATCACCACCATCTTCATCAGAGGCAGCAACATGGTCTTCTTCAGGGACGCCCGGGTCTCCAGCATCTTCATGGGCAAGAACATGCTGGCCATTGGGCTGAAGGTCTGTACGTTTGTGCAGTACCAGCGGCACCGGCACCATGCGCCCCTGGGGCCGGACCTGGCCCTGCAGCACAGCGCCCAggcccagccctccccagggctgcacaTGGCCCGGGACCAGCCTGCCTGCCCCGAGGAACTGGCCCAGGACAACACGTGA